The genomic stretch TGTTCTTGGCGATGCCGTGCCCCATCAGGCCAAGGCCGATGAAGCCGATCTTTTCGCGCGCGGCGGTGGTGTTCATGTCGTCGTTCCTATCCCGGATTATCGATAATTGCGCCGCCGTTTTAGCCATATACGGTTGCAGAAAGCAATATTGTCTGACAATAGACGGGAATTCCAGAGCCTGTCATGGAGACCAGAATGACGAAGCGGATCATGTTCACCGGCGGCAGCGGCAAGGCTGGGCGTCACGTCGTGCAATATCTTGTCGAGCAGGGCTGCCAGGTGCTCAACATCGACACCAAGCCGCTCGACAATCCCAAGGTGCGCACGCTGATCACCGACATCACCGATAGCGGCCAGGTGTTCAACGCGCTGTCGAGCTATATGGGCCTGCACGAATTCGACCCGTCGCTGCGTCCGCAGCCGGTGGATGCGGTGGTGCATTTCGCCGCCATCCCGCGCATCATGATCACGCCAGACAATGAGGTGTTCCGCATCAATGCGATGGGCACCTATAATGTCATCGAGGCTGCAGTGAAGCTCGGCATCCGCAAGGTGATCATCGCCTCCAGCGAGACGACCTATGGCCTGGTGTTCGCCAACGAGCCGCGCGATCCCAAATATTTCCCGCTCGACGAGGCGTATGACGTCGACCCGATGGACAGCTATGCGCTGTCCAAGGTCGTCAACGAGAAGACGGCACGTGCCTTCGCGCAGCGCAATGGCACCGACATCTATGCCTTGCGCATCGGCAATGTCATCGAGCCGCACGAATATTCGCTGTTCCCGAAATGGTTCGCCGATCCCGGTTTCCGCAAGCGTATCGCCTGGAGCTACATCGACGCGCGCGATCTTGGCCAGATCACGTTGCGTGCCGTCGAGAAGGACGGGCTCGGCTACCAGGTGTTCAACGCCGCCAATGAGGACACTTCGTCGGATCTGCCGACGGCCGAACTCCTGAAGCGGTTCTATCCCAACGTGCCGGTCAAGGCCGAACTCGGCGAATACGAGACGCTGCTGTCGAACCGCAAGGCACGCGACATGCTGGGTTTCCGCCCGGAGCATAGCTGGCGCAAATACGTCAAAACCGCCTGAGCTAGCAGGCAGACGCGGGCTGGGCTGTGCATAGCGACGCGCTTTGCGGCTCAACCGTTCGGTGGTGCTTGACAGCTTCCGTAAACCGGCCTTTCTGAGGCGTATGCGGGACGCGAAGCCGAACAAGGAAAAATCGCCGAAAAAGGCGGCCGCTGCCGAGCGCCCGGCCGGTGTTCGCCGGGCTGGTGCGGCGCGCATTCCGGGCTCAAGCGTGCACACGTCGCTGGCCAGCGAGATTGGCCTGCGGATCGTGCGCGGTGACTATCCGCCCGGCACCATATTGCCCAATGAGGCAAAGTGGTCGGAGACCTTCAGCGTCAGCCGTTCGGCGGTGCGTGAAGCGATCAAGATGCTGATGGCCAAGAGCCTGCTGGCCTCACGCCCCAAGATCGGCAGCTGGGTCGAGCCGAAGGAGCGCTGGAACCTGCTCGATCGCGACGTGCTCGCCTGGTATGCGACGTCGCCCGACCGCGAGGTGTTCCTGAAAACGGTGCAGGAGTTCCGCCACATTATCGAGCCGGAGGCGACCGCCTTCGCCGCCATGCGGCGGACCGACGAGCAGATGGCCGAGATCAGCCAGGCCTGCCTCGAGATGGGCGAGGCGACCAGCCTGCAGGAGCGCACCCGCGCCGACACGCGCTTTCATCTTGCCATCCTACGCGCCTCGGGCAACGATTTGCTGGTGCCGCTCGGCGTGCTGATCGAATCCGCCTTCGATCACCTGTTCGCCTATACGACGCGGGCGGTCGACGATCTCAATCATGCGCAGAAGCTGCATGAGGCGATCGAGAAGAACATCCGCCTGCAGCGGCCGGATGCCGCGCGCGCCGCGGTGCGGAAATTGCTGGCCAACACCGACCATGTGATCAAGTCGCGTTAGACAACCAATCAGCCCGCGGCAGGATTGCTCCGGCTATTTTGCGCGCGATCCCGGCGGTAGGTCTTTGCACATACTTCGGGTCTGGAGCCACGGATTTGCCCGCCGTGGCGCTGCTGCGTCCTCAGAATGCGCCGATAGTGGCGCAAACGGCAGCCGGTTTTCGAGACTGTCGACAGGAAACGCCTTTGACCCGAACCGACTTGAGCCGGCCGAGCCCCGGCATCGACAGCTCCTACGCCTGGATGCGGCTGGCCATCTCGATGGTGCTGGCGACGATCGGCGCGGTCGGCATGTGGGCCGTCGTCGTTGTGCTGCCCGCCGTGCAGGCGGAGTTCGGTGTCGACCGCGCCGCGGCATCCATGCCTTACACGGCAACCATGGTCGGCTTTGCCGCCGGCAATGTGCTGGTCGGCCGCGCCATCGATCGCATGGGTTATTGGATCCCGGCGCTGATTTCTTCCGTTGCGCTCTCCGCAGGCCTCCTGCTTGCCGCGCTGTCGACCTCGATCCTGCAATTCACCCTTGCCCAGGGGGTACTGATCGGCGTCGGCACGTCGGTGATCTTCGGGCCGCTGATCGCCGATATCTCGCATTGGTTCAACCGTCGGCGTGGCGTTGCCGTCACGGCGGCGGCCGCCGGCAACTATCTCGCCGGCGCGCTCTGGCCCACCATCATGCCGACGCTGATCAAGGCGGAAGGCTGGCGTTTCACCTATGCGGCGATCGGCATCTTCTGCCTGGTCACCATGGTGCCGCTGGTGCTGCTGCTGCGCCGCGGTGCCCCGGATGCGGCAGCCGCCGGCTCGCCGGGAAGCCGGCCAGTGCAGCCGATTCCGATGTCGCCTGCGGCATTGCAGGTGCTGCTGGTCATCGCCGGCCTCGGCTGCTGCGTGGCGATGTCGATGCCGCAAGTGCATATCGTCGCCTATTGCATGGATCTCGGCTACGGCATTGCGCATGGCGCCGACATGCTGTCGATCATGATGGCGGCTGGTGTCGTCAGCCGGCTTGCCTCCGGCTTTATCGCCGATCGCATCGGCGGCGCTAAAACCTTGATCATCGGTTCGGTGCTGCAATGCCTGTCGCTGCTGTTTTACATCCCGTTCGACCGGCTCGCCTCGCTCTATGTCGTGTCGCTGGTGTTCGGCCTGTCGCAAGGCGGCATCGTGCCTTGCTATGCGATCATCGTGCGTGAATACTTGCCGGCCAAGGAGGCCGGCCAGCGTATCGGCATCGTCATGATGGCGACGATTTTCGGCATGGCGATCGGCGGCTGGATGTCGGGCTGGATCTACGACCTGACCGGTTCCTACGCCGCCGCCTTCCTCAACGGCATCGCCTGGAATCTGCTGAACATACTGGCCGTCGGGCTGTTCATGTGGAAGGCAAGGGACAGGGCCGTCATGGCAGCCTGAGGCACCTCGGCTTGACAAGCGGCAGGCACTGCGCGACCCCAGG from Mesorhizobium sp. NZP2077 encodes the following:
- a CDS encoding NAD(P)-dependent oxidoreductase, translating into MTKRIMFTGGSGKAGRHVVQYLVEQGCQVLNIDTKPLDNPKVRTLITDITDSGQVFNALSSYMGLHEFDPSLRPQPVDAVVHFAAIPRIMITPDNEVFRINAMGTYNVIEAAVKLGIRKVIIASSETTYGLVFANEPRDPKYFPLDEAYDVDPMDSYALSKVVNEKTARAFAQRNGTDIYALRIGNVIEPHEYSLFPKWFADPGFRKRIAWSYIDARDLGQITLRAVEKDGLGYQVFNAANEDTSSDLPTAELLKRFYPNVPVKAELGEYETLLSNRKARDMLGFRPEHSWRKYVKTA
- a CDS encoding FadR/GntR family transcriptional regulator, producing the protein MRDAKPNKEKSPKKAAAAERPAGVRRAGAARIPGSSVHTSLASEIGLRIVRGDYPPGTILPNEAKWSETFSVSRSAVREAIKMLMAKSLLASRPKIGSWVEPKERWNLLDRDVLAWYATSPDREVFLKTVQEFRHIIEPEATAFAAMRRTDEQMAEISQACLEMGEATSLQERTRADTRFHLAILRASGNDLLVPLGVLIESAFDHLFAYTTRAVDDLNHAQKLHEAIEKNIRLQRPDAARAAVRKLLANTDHVIKSR
- a CDS encoding MFS transporter; amino-acid sequence: MTRTDLSRPSPGIDSSYAWMRLAISMVLATIGAVGMWAVVVVLPAVQAEFGVDRAAASMPYTATMVGFAAGNVLVGRAIDRMGYWIPALISSVALSAGLLLAALSTSILQFTLAQGVLIGVGTSVIFGPLIADISHWFNRRRGVAVTAAAAGNYLAGALWPTIMPTLIKAEGWRFTYAAIGIFCLVTMVPLVLLLRRGAPDAAAAGSPGSRPVQPIPMSPAALQVLLVIAGLGCCVAMSMPQVHIVAYCMDLGYGIAHGADMLSIMMAAGVVSRLASGFIADRIGGAKTLIIGSVLQCLSLLFYIPFDRLASLYVVSLVFGLSQGGIVPCYAIIVREYLPAKEAGQRIGIVMMATIFGMAIGGWMSGWIYDLTGSYAAAFLNGIAWNLLNILAVGLFMWKARDRAVMAA